In the genome of Paenibacillus pabuli, the window GCAGGCAGACCTGAAAGCTCAAGGCATCACGGATTACGGTGTAATGAGCCGGCATGGTTATTACAAAGCCAATGACGTCAGCCAGGTTCCGCCGATGGAGCTGTATGTCGAAGGTCAAGGCATGACCCTTGCTCGCTGGCCAAACAATGGAACGGTCCAGATGGGCACCATTACCGATCCCGGACCAACCCGCAGTGACCCGGATTTGCAGACACGCGGCGGGACCTTTACCTACAATTACGAAAGACCGGATCTCTGGGAAGAAGCGGATGACATCTGGTTGGATGGCATATTCGGTTACAGCTGGGAATGGTCGTACAACCAAGTGGCATCCATCGATACAAGTAACAAGACGATTACCTTGGCATACGGAGAGATGAGCGGTCTGTTTACCAACTGGTACCCGGACTTCCATTTTGCCCAAAACCTGCTTGAGGAGATCGATATGCCAGGTGAATATTATATCGACCGGAAGCAGGGTAAACTCTACTTTATGCCTACGGCTGCCTTTGAAAGTGATCATCCTGAGATCATGGTTACAATGCTTAAAACACCGATGATTAACGCGAACAATCTTTCGCATGTGACCTTTGAGGACCTGATCCTGGAGAATGGCCGGGACTCCGCAGCAGTCATTATGGGCGGGGACAGCGTCCGATTGGAGCACTGCGAAATACGGAATTTCTCCAATGGCGGTGTATTAATTAATACGCAGAGCCGCTGGCTGTATAACGACTTTGCCAAAGTGGACGGAGTCAATCATGCGGTGAGCAGCTCCCATATTCATCACATCGGTGGGACCGGGGTGATCCTGAATGGTGGAGATAAGAAGACGCTTGAGCCAGGAAACAATGTCGTGGAGAACAGCCATATCCATGATTTTGCTTACTACCACAAAGCCTATAATCCGAGCATCTTCCTGACGGGGGCGGGGAACAAGGTTTCCCACAACGAAATTCATGACGCTCCCCATCCGGGAATGCTGATCTTTGGCAATGATCATCTCGTGGAATACAACAACATTTATGACGTCTGCAAAACCTTCTCGGACCTCGGCGCCATCTATATGAATCTGGGCGAGTCGCCTCAGGAACGGGGATCGGTAATCCGCCGGAATTATTTCCACAATATCGGGGAAGGCAAGGCAGGGGTTCAAGGGGTATATCCCGATAACTTTACGATGGGCATTACCATTGAAGAGAACATATTTAACGGCATGGGTAACGATGCCATCCTGAATAACGGCGGTGCCCATATCAAGACCCGAAACAATCTTTTTATTGATGCAAAGGTACCGTATGAATATTCGGACATGTATCTAGGCGATCAACCGGATCAGCAAATCTCCAAAAACTATATGCCCAAATGGAAGGCGTTGTTTGAAAAGAACAACAATTTCGAAGGCACGCCGCATATGGAGAAATACCCGGAACTGGCGGATTTCTTCACGGAGAACCGGTATTTTCCGGATACCAACACGTTTCAGAACAATGTGATCTATAACCCGACGAGGAAATTAAGCGGCACGAATAATCAGGGAGCAAATGACAAGCGAAACCTGCTCCAGTATGCGAACAACTGGATTACGGATCATGATCCCGGCTTCGTTAATCTGGCGAATGGGGATCTGAATTTGAAGGCGGATGCCGAAGTGTTCCAAAAGATCCCTGGCTTCCCGGCAATCCCTTTCAGTGAGATGGGAATCCAGGGGAAAGCCGGTCCATACCTGGCTCCGGATCACATTGCTGTGGATCGAATCCAGTTGTATAACGAAAGCGTAACCATCGGGATTGGGAAGTCATTCGCTCTATATTCCGCAGTCATTCCCTGGAACGCAACGAACCCCGCTATTCAGTACACGTCGAGCGACCCTTCGATTGTTAAGGTGGATTCAAGCGGCAAGCTGAAGGGTGTTAGCATAGGGAATGCTACGATTACAGCCGTTTCTGCTGACAACCCGGCCTTAAAGGATGAGGTTCAGGTTACTGTTGAAGTTGGGGATGGCATTATCGATTATACCGATTTCGAAAATGGCAGGAACAGCTGGCCGACAGACCCAAACCGAAGCATTGTCGAGGTTGAAGGCGGCAACCATATGTATAAGCTCGTTAAAGGAGCAACAACGCTAAACGAAAACGAGTTTAACCATTATGAGCTGACTTTTAAGATGAAGACGCCGAAAGTCATCGCAGATGATGCCACTTTCTATGTGTTTGACCGGTTGAACTCTGGCGGAAGCGGCGGCAGGATTGGTTACCGGAAGTATGCAAACGGAACATCTGCCTGGATTTTGTATAATGCGGCCTGGGCAGCAGTGAAGCAGAATACGCTCGCTGCACCTGATCTGCAGCCGGATACCGTCTATAACATGAAAGTTATTGTCAAGGGTCCGGAGATCAGTGTTTATGTGAATAACAAACTGAAGCTAAAGGCAAGTGATTCGACATTCAATGCGTCCGGCCAGGTTGGGTTTTATGCCGGCGGTTTCAGTGAGCTCCTATTTGATGACATCAAATTTACCGTTCCAAGCAGGGAAGTATCTGGTTTGCTGCTGGGTGAGAGCCATGCCAACATGGTCAAGGGGGAACAAAAGCAGCTGCAAGTTCAATTTGATCCGCTTGATGCGGAGAATAAGGAGGTCATCTTTCATACCTCCCAACCGGGAATTGCCAATGTGGATGAACATGGATTGGTAACTGCTTTGGCGGAAGGCGAGGCTGAAATCACCGTAACATCAGTCGCCAACCCGGAAGCTTCAGCATCCGTACACATTCAGGTATCGGATGTGATGCACTTTACGGATTTCGATTCGGGAGCGAACGGATGGCCGGTGGACCCGAACCGCAGTATTGTAACTGTGAATGGCAATAAAAAGTATAAAATTCTCAAAGGCGCCTCGGCCCTTCATCCGAAGACATTTACGGACTATGACCTTACCTTCACGCTGAAGACGCCGGCGGTCATGCCGGATACGGGAACACTATATGTATATGATCGTTCCGTCTCCAGCACATCCGGGAAAATTGCATACAAGAAGCTGGCGGACGGCACTTCACAATGGATTCTTTATAATGGAGCATGGACAGCTCTGAAAACGACGAATCTGCCTGAAGAGGATCTGAAGCCTGATAAGGAGCACACCATCCGCATCCGGGTCGAAGGTGCGGACATCTGCGTGTACGTAAACGGGGAACTTAGGCTTGAAGGGTCGGATACCAAGCACAACCCATCTGGAACGGTAGGTTTCTATGTAGGCGGGTTCAGCGAAATGTGGTTCGATGACATCAAGTTTTCCCTGATCGATACGGATCAAACTGCTCCAGAGACCACGGCCGTCATGAGTCCGGCAGAACCGGACGGCATGAATGGATGGTATACACAGCCCGTAAATCTTGCCTTGCATTCTTCTGAAGGCTCTGAATCTACATCGACAGAATATAGTCTGGATGGAGGGGATACCTGGCTGGCCTATCAGGAATCTCTGACCTTCAGTCAGGATGGCCGTTATACCATTCTATACCGTTCACTGGATTCGTCCGGAAACGCGGAGGAAGCGAAATCGCTGGCGTTTAATCTGGATGCCTCGGCACCCATGATTTCGGTGGCAGAGCCGCAAGTCAAAGACTTTACAAGCGCAGAGTCCCTGAATCTGTCATGGACTGCTGTTGATGAGGTGTCCGGGGTTGATGAATTGAAGAGTATAGCAAGGCTCGATGATCAGCAGATCGAGCAGGGAGCGGCGGTGCTTCTCTATACGCTGCCCCTGGGAGCTCACACCTTCACAGTAACCGCTATAGACGAGGCGGGGAATGAAGAGGAAGCGGTTGTGACGTTCTCCACTTATGCAGATGTCAGCTCACTGAAAGCACTGGTAACACTCTTTCGGGAGAAGTCCTGGATTGATAATGGCGGGATCGCTAACAGCCTGCTCAAGAAGCTGGATAATGGGAATACGGAAGCGTTCCTCCATGAGGTTCAAGCCCAGAGCGGCAAACATATTACGGAGGAAGCAGCAGCCTACCTGCTTCGGGATGGGCAGGCTGTAACAACAGAATAGACCACAGAAAGAAGCCTTTCCGATCATATTCGGAAAGGCTTCTTTCTTATAGCTAACGTTGAAATTGCAGCTCGGGATAGATCCAGGCATAAGCATGATAAAGGCCGCTGTTGATATTAATATTGCCCGTGATTGGACGGTAAGGGGCGACAAAATGTTCAAAGTCCGGATTCTGATAGATGTTCGCCATCGCCTCAACCAGATCAAGGGGCCATGTGCTGCCAGATAGCTGTGCCGGGAAGATCGGATTATCGTCATACGGCCACTCTTTTAGATGCCCGTTGACATAATGAAAGAATTGTTCGACGGCATACTGGAGGCTTTTGCCGCCCGGTGAGACCCAGCGGAACAAATCCTCTCCCGTTGTGTCCAGGACGAGCTTGGCTGCGGCCGTTACCGGAGCGAGAGCGAAATAATGATACCACAGGGAATGCTTGCCTCTGGACGCTTCTTCCGGAATGAATCCTTCGATGGAGAGGGAGTGGTCGAGATGTTCTTTGAGCGCGGTCACCTCTTCTGCCAAATGAAGCTTATCATCCATAAAACGATACAGTACTAACTGGGCATACAGACTCCAGCTCCACCAGTTGTTTCGGAGGGGGATTCGATCCCACTCCGGCAGGCACACCCGGGTCATCCATTGGGTGAACATTTCTCGCTCCTTTTTGCTCCAGTCCACATATTCTTTGATTTCATTCGCCGCCAGAAGGAGTCCAACCCCCAGATAGGCGGATACCAATGGTCCGTCCGCACCTGTAATCTCCCGATTAACCACTGCCCAGCCCATGATGATTTCCTTCGCTTTGTCTGCATAAGCAGCTGTTCCTGTCAGCCGGTAGGCCAGTGCAGTCGTATAGGCTGCTTGGGCATCCTTTTCCATCCGCCGCTTCGCGAGCGTGTGTCCCTCAGTATCCTGGTAAAAGCCAGGAATCTCCCAAGTGGCAATCGCATGACTGTTCGCAGATAGACTCTCGTTTGCTTGATTAAGAAGAACTTCAAGTGCAGTCGGATGTTTTATATGCATAGAACCCACCTCTTTTGAAATGGAATGATATATCAATATCCTTATCGCAGTAGATACGAAAGAGTAAACTTACTTGGGCTCTACATCATCCAAGGTCAGACGATATTGAAGATGCCTCATGTATGAGCCGCCCGCGTTCCTAAATACCATTCCGAACCGGACGTCCTCACCGGCTCCATGTACGATGGCGATCAGACGATTAATACCAGCACGCAGCTCGATATGCCTCTCCGGATCGGGAACATGACTCCCGTTTATATAAATCTCATATTCGCAGTTCGTGTTGACTTGAAGCTTACCTCGAAGGATACCATCGACTGGATTACATGAAGGGTCCAAACCATGAACGAAACAGCTCAGGAACCAGCGCTCATCCCCGGGATTCTGTATAAGAAAGGCACCGTCTGAAGAGCTTCGCTCTTTCTTGAGCATCCAGCCGTAGAGCCCCTCGCCCAGATTGTTCAGCGAGAATTCCGGATCCGTATAGTAGGTCTTCATTTCCTCGTAATTAATCCACGGCTTGCAAGGCAGTGCCATGACCTTTTCAACGGACCAGTGCGCGTCTCCTTTGGAGCTATAGAGAAGACCGTCGTCTATGGCGGCCCCCAGATTGGCCAAAAGTCGGCTGTATAAGCGTATGGACTTGGCGGAATCCGGTTCAAGGAGCAGTTGAGATAAAATGATACATCCTTGTTCCTGTTCCGCTTGCAGTACGAAACTCCCGGCAGGACGCTGATGATCCCGGTTTAGCTCCACCAATGCCAGCCTGCTGTATTCCGACGTATGCCCATGCACAAAATAATCCTTCCATGCTGTCCCTTCTACGCTTGCACATAGTACCGCTGCATCGGTCGTATGCAGACTGTAAGAGGCCAAGGGACGATTAACAACTTCTCTGGGCGAGAGAAAAACCTTGTCGTAACCGAACAGGTCAACCGGACTTAATCCCTGGACGGCAGGCATAGCGTAATTCGCCTCCAAGTGGTACGTTTCATGCTTCAGGATCGAGACTGGGTGCTTCAACAGAGCAGATAGGGCGGCTTCATGACCTGGAGCAGCGGGAAGGACGACGAGTTTACCGCCATGCCGAACATATTCACTCAAAACGGCTACGGAATCCGCACCCAATAGGAGGTTTGGCTCAACGACAAGAAGATGATATGTCCCAAGAAGGCTGCTCGTGATATTTTCGAGCACATCGAAGGAAAGGCAGAGTGACCGCAGGAAATGTTCTGCTGTTCCTCCCGGTTCGACCCATGCACCCGTTTGGATCGATATCGTTTCGACGTTTCCTGCATAAGTGAGCATGTTGCGCAGCAAGCAGCAAGCCGCCGGGACGGTGTCGAAATGCTCTGTGAGCTGCAATTGATTAGCGATGAAGAGGCCGTTTCCACTCCGGTATTCCAGAAGAGGTGACCACAGATCCCCGCCATCTCCAAAATCCCCTGCGCTGCATTCCAGAATCATATTGAAGTT includes:
- a CDS encoding Ig-like domain-containing protein, which translates into the protein MMRRRIIIALILVLLVGCLPVTGVNAEDAVDPGAVFYISNDGDDSNPGTEADPFRTLEKARDAIRQLKKGSGLPEGGVTVYLRGGTYNRSESFLLEEQDSGTENKRITYKAYPGESVRLNGGLELQKSWFTPVTDTNVLDRIISADARTKVLQADLKAQGITDYGVMSRHGYYKANDVSQVPPMELYVEGQGMTLARWPNNGTVQMGTITDPGPTRSDPDLQTRGGTFTYNYERPDLWEEADDIWLDGIFGYSWEWSYNQVASIDTSNKTITLAYGEMSGLFTNWYPDFHFAQNLLEEIDMPGEYYIDRKQGKLYFMPTAAFESDHPEIMVTMLKTPMINANNLSHVTFEDLILENGRDSAAVIMGGDSVRLEHCEIRNFSNGGVLINTQSRWLYNDFAKVDGVNHAVSSSHIHHIGGTGVILNGGDKKTLEPGNNVVENSHIHDFAYYHKAYNPSIFLTGAGNKVSHNEIHDAPHPGMLIFGNDHLVEYNNIYDVCKTFSDLGAIYMNLGESPQERGSVIRRNYFHNIGEGKAGVQGVYPDNFTMGITIEENIFNGMGNDAILNNGGAHIKTRNNLFIDAKVPYEYSDMYLGDQPDQQISKNYMPKWKALFEKNNNFEGTPHMEKYPELADFFTENRYFPDTNTFQNNVIYNPTRKLSGTNNQGANDKRNLLQYANNWITDHDPGFVNLANGDLNLKADAEVFQKIPGFPAIPFSEMGIQGKAGPYLAPDHIAVDRIQLYNESVTIGIGKSFALYSAVIPWNATNPAIQYTSSDPSIVKVDSSGKLKGVSIGNATITAVSADNPALKDEVQVTVEVGDGIIDYTDFENGRNSWPTDPNRSIVEVEGGNHMYKLVKGATTLNENEFNHYELTFKMKTPKVIADDATFYVFDRLNSGGSGGRIGYRKYANGTSAWILYNAAWAAVKQNTLAAPDLQPDTVYNMKVIVKGPEISVYVNNKLKLKASDSTFNASGQVGFYAGGFSELLFDDIKFTVPSREVSGLLLGESHANMVKGEQKQLQVQFDPLDAENKEVIFHTSQPGIANVDEHGLVTALAEGEAEITVTSVANPEASASVHIQVSDVMHFTDFDSGANGWPVDPNRSIVTVNGNKKYKILKGASALHPKTFTDYDLTFTLKTPAVMPDTGTLYVYDRSVSSTSGKIAYKKLADGTSQWILYNGAWTALKTTNLPEEDLKPDKEHTIRIRVEGADICVYVNGELRLEGSDTKHNPSGTVGFYVGGFSEMWFDDIKFSLIDTDQTAPETTAVMSPAEPDGMNGWYTQPVNLALHSSEGSESTSTEYSLDGGDTWLAYQESLTFSQDGRYTILYRSLDSSGNAEEAKSLAFNLDASAPMISVAEPQVKDFTSAESLNLSWTAVDEVSGVDELKSIARLDDQQIEQGAAVLLYTLPLGAHTFTVTAIDEAGNEEEAVVTFSTYADVSSLKALVTLFREKSWIDNGGIANSLLKKLDNGNTEAFLHEVQAQSGKHITEEAAAYLLRDGQAVTTE
- a CDS encoding alginate lyase family protein, whose amino-acid sequence is MHIKHPTALEVLLNQANESLSANSHAIATWEIPGFYQDTEGHTLAKRRMEKDAQAAYTTALAYRLTGTAAYADKAKEIIMGWAVVNREITGADGPLVSAYLGVGLLLAANEIKEYVDWSKKEREMFTQWMTRVCLPEWDRIPLRNNWWSWSLYAQLVLYRFMDDKLHLAEEVTALKEHLDHSLSIEGFIPEEASRGKHSLWYHYFALAPVTAAAKLVLDTTGEDLFRWVSPGGKSLQYAVEQFFHYVNGHLKEWPYDDNPIFPAQLSGSTWPLDLVEAMANIYQNPDFEHFVAPYRPITGNININSGLYHAYAWIYPELQFQR